In Pirellulales bacterium, the following are encoded in one genomic region:
- a CDS encoding glycosyltransferase, translated as MLTVLIPAKNERLNIRPCIESARSIADEILVADSGSTDGTLEIARQLGCRTVERELVDFSDFKNWAIPQAKYPWVLVLDADERV; from the coding sequence GTGCTCACCGTCCTCATCCCTGCCAAGAACGAGCGGCTGAATATCCGCCCCTGCATCGAGTCGGCTAGGTCGATCGCCGACGAGATTCTCGTGGCCGATTCCGGCTCGACCGACGGCACTTTGGAGATCGCGCGGCAACTGGGCTGCCGGACCGTCGAGCGCGAATTGGTCGATTTCTCCGATTTCAAGAACTGGGCCATCCCGCAAGCGAAGTATCCGTGGGTGCTGGTACTTGATGCCGACGAACGCGTG